In Gopherus flavomarginatus isolate rGopFla2 chromosome 1, rGopFla2.mat.asm, whole genome shotgun sequence, a single genomic region encodes these proteins:
- the PCDH20 gene encoding protocadherin-20 yields the protein MTAVSEGMNYQGTGRRSQALGTSWLPRSRHRQLEMGHLRSAGSTISHRNLQHLFLFLLFIGPFNCFASYSRATELFYSLNEGLPAGVLIGSLAQDLRLHGVAAEGPQTRRGEPVLSFSLASQGLGGQYVSLDNRSGELHTSALQIDREALCLETGAGSPASLPVPSSEPCLLLLDVLVLPQEHFRLVKVKIAIRDVNDNAPRFPVPNMRLWVPENAPVDTRLAIEHLALDPDLGTNAVQTYRLQDNYGVFTLDVEENESGERTPYLIVMGALDREDREEYVTLIIAEDGGTPPLLGSATLIIGISDINDNCPQFSDSQLNITVYGNSSAGTHVATIHAVDMDLGSNAQISYSYSQKVPQPSKDLFHLDESTGAIKLSSKIDGDAPRLHRLTILANGAGCIPAVITVLVSIIKVMLRPPEVVPRFIANEVEGVVYLKELEPVNTPIAFFTIKDPDEKYKVDCFLDGNGPFKLSPYKPYNNEYLLETTRPLDYEVQQLYEISVVAWNSEGFHVNKIIKVQVLDDNDNSPVFPQQLIELSIEENNAPNAFLTKLHATDADSGERGKVSYFLGPDAPSYFSLDKTTGVLTVSTQLDREEKEKYRYTVKAIDSGLPPRESIATVTITVLDKNDNSPRFINKDFSFFVPENFPGLGEIGVISVTDADSGQNGWVALSVVNGSDIFVIDTGKGVLRAKVSLDREQQSSYVLWVEAVDGGDPALSSTAKITVLLLDINDNPPLVLFPQSNTSYLLVLPSTLPGSPITEVYAVDKDTGMNAVIAYSIIGRRGPRPESFRIDPKTGNITLEESLMQNDYGLYRLLVKVSDHGYPEPLHSTVMVNLFVNDTVSNESYIESLLRKEPDINIEEKEPQVSIEPTYKKMESPSCVPTLVALSIISLGSITLVTGMGIYICLWKGKKHHRADENLEVQIPLNGRIDLHMLEKKPMEISNI from the coding sequence CATTTGTTCCTTTTCCTGCTCTTCATCGGCCCTTTCAACTGCTTTGCCAGTTACAGCCGTGCCACCGAGCTCTTCTACAGCCTCAACGAGGGGCTGCCGGCCGGAGTGCTCATCGGGAGCCTGGCACAGGACCTGCGGCTGCATGGGGTGGCTGCGGAGGGGCCGCAGACCCGTCGCGGAGAGCCTGTGCTGTCCTTCAGCCTGGCCTCCCAGGGGCTGGGTGGCCAGTATGTGAGCCTGGACAACCGCTCGGGGGAGCTGCACACCTCAGCCCTGCAGATTGACCGTGAGGCGCTGTGCCTAGAGACCGGTGCTGGCTCACCTGCCTCTCTGCCGGTGCCATCCTCggagccctgcctgctgctgctggatgtgctggtgctgccccaggagcattTCCGCCTAGTGAAGGTGAAGATCGCCATCCGCGATGTCAATGACAATGCGCCACGATTCCCTGTgcccaacatgcgcctctgggtACCCGAGAACGCCCCTGTCGACACCCGCCTGGCCATAGAGCACCTAGCCCTCGACCCTGACCTGGGCACCAATGCAGTCCAGACCTACCGCCTTCAGGACAACTATGGGGTCTTCACCTTAGATGTGGAGGAGAATGAGAGTGGGGAGAGGACCCCCTACCTGATTGTTATGGGGGCCCTGGACAGGGAGGACAGGGAGGAGTATGTCACCCTCATCATCGCAGAGGATGGGGGGACCCCGCCATTGCTGGGCAGTGCCACCCTCATCATTGGCATCAGTGACATCAATGACAACTGCCCCCAGTTCAGTGATTCTCAACTCAACATCACCGTCTATGGGAATtccagtgcagggacacatgtGGCCACCATCCATGCAGTTGACATGGACCTGGGATCCAATGCCCAGATCTCTTACTCTTACAGTCAAAAGGTCCCCCAGCCATCAAAAGACTTGTTCCATCTGGACGAAAGTACAGGAGCCATCAAGCTCTCCAGTAAGATTGATGGTGATGCTCCCCGGCTCCATAGGTTGACTATATTGGCCAACGGTGCTGGTTGTATCCCTGCTGTGATCACTGTGCTGGTGTCCATCATCAAAGTCATGTTGAGACCCCCTGAAGTGGTCCCTCGTTTTATAGCTAATGAAGTAGAAGGTGTGGTTTACTTGAAAGAACTGGAGCCTGTTAACACACCAATAGCATTTTTTACTATAAAAGACCCAGACGAAAAATATAAAGTGGATTGCTTTTTGGATGGCAATGGGCCATTCAAACTGTCACCATACAAACCATACAATAACGAATATTTATTAGAGACTACAAGGCCTTTAGACTATGAGGTACAGCAGCTCTATGAAATATCAGTGGTTGCATGGAACTCAGAGGGATTTCATGTAAACAAGATAATTAAAGTGCAGGTCCTGGACGATAACGACAACTCACCAGTTTTCCCTCAACAATTAATAGAATTATCTATTGAAGAAAATAATGCGCCCAATGCTTTTTTGACCAAATTGCATGCAACAGATGCTGACAGTGGAGAAAGAGGGAAAGTGTCCTATTTTCTAGGACCTGATGCCCCTTCATATTTTTCTTTAGATAAGACTACAGGTGTTCTTACAGTTTCCACTCAGCTGGAcagagaagaaaaagagaaataCAGATATACTGTTAAAGCAATAGATTCTGGATTGCCTCCCAGAGAATCGATAGCAACTGTCACCATCACAGTGCTGGATAAAAATGACAATAGTCCTAGATTTATCAATAAGGATTTCAGTTTTTTTGTACCAGAAAACTTTCCAGGTTTGGGGGAAATTGGCGTTATAAGTGTTACAGATGCTGATTCAGGGCAAAATGGATGGGTAGCCCTTTCAGTTGTAAATGGAAGTGATATTTTTGTGATAGATACTGGCAAAGGAGTTTTGAGAGCTAAGGTCTCCCTAGACAGGGAGCAGCAAAGTTCCTATGTCTTGTGGGTTGAAGCTGTTGATGGAGGTGACCCTGCCCTTTCTTCTACTGCCAAAATAACTGTCCTTCTTCTGGACATTAATGACAACCCCCCACTGGTCTTGTTTCCTCAGTCTAATACGTCTTATTTGTTGGTACTTCCTTCTACTCTTCCTGGCTCTCCCATCACAGAAGTCTATGCTGTAGATAAAGACACTGGCATGAATGCTGTCATAGCTTACAGCATCATAGGTAGAAGAGGTCCACGACCTGAATCATTTAGGATTGACCCTAAAACTGGTAATATCACCTTGGAAGAGTCACTGATGCAGAATGACTATGGTCTCTACCGACTACTGGTAAAAGTTAGTGATCATGGCTATCCAGAGCCCCTCCATTCCACAGTCATGGTGAACCTTTTTGTCAACGACACAGTGAGCAATGAGAGCTATATTGAAAGTTTGTTAAGAAAGGAACCTGACATTAATATAGAGGAAAAGGAGCCACAAGTATCTATAGAGCCTACATATAAAAAAATGGAGTCACCATCTTGCGTGCCTACATTAGTAGCCCTGTCAATAATAAGCTTGGGGTCAATCACTTTAGTAACTGGGATGGGCATTTACATCTGTTTATGGAAAGGGAAAAAGCATCACAGAGCAGATGAAAATTTGGAAGTACAAATCCCACTAAATGGAAGAATTGACCTTCATATGTTGGAGAAGAAACCAATGGAGATTTCTAATATTTGA